A genome region from Natranaeroarchaeum sulfidigenes includes the following:
- a CDS encoding Mut7-C RNAse domain-containing protein, translating into MARFLVDTMCGRLPPYLRLCGHDTVYAPDRDIEADDALLAVAVAEDRTILTRDRRLADRAEAAILLTERETEGQLSELAAAAVDLSPTETPRRCGRCNGAVEPVSGADPEIPEYVPDELPRDEMAATLWRCRSCEQYFWKGSHWNRMVEMLESVR; encoded by the coding sequence ATGGCGCGCTTTCTCGTCGACACGATGTGTGGTCGACTGCCGCCGTATCTCCGGCTCTGTGGGCACGATACCGTCTACGCCCCTGACCGGGATATCGAGGCCGACGACGCCCTGCTCGCGGTCGCGGTTGCCGAAGACAGAACGATACTGACGCGTGACCGGCGGCTGGCGGATCGTGCGGAGGCTGCCATCTTGCTGACCGAACGTGAGACCGAAGGACAGCTATCGGAACTCGCCGCGGCCGCGGTCGATCTCAGCCCGACCGAGACGCCACGCCGATGCGGTCGCTGTAACGGGGCTGTCGAGCCGGTTTCCGGGGCCGATCCGGAGATTCCGGAGTACGTCCCCGACGAACTGCCACGCGACGAAATGGCGGCAACGCTGTGGCGCTGTCGCTCCTGTGAGCAGTACTTCTGGAAAGGGAGCCACTGGAACCGGATGGTCGAGATGCTCGAATCGGTACGCTGA